The following is a genomic window from Paenibacillus sp. FSL R5-0766.
ATAACGCCGTCATCTATCTGGCCGGACTTCAGAGTATTCCGCAGACATTATACGAAGCGGCCAAGATTGACGGTGCATCAGCGATACAGTCCTTTTTCCGAATTACAATTCCGATGTTGCGTCCAGTGATCCTCTTTACGGTCATTACATCAACGATCGGGGGTATGCAACTGTTCACCGAGCCTCAAGTATTGGTAGGTAATGATGGCGGCGCTGGTGCAGCAGGCATGACGATTGTACTCTACCTCTACCGTGAATCCTTCATTAACAATTACTTCGGATATGGTGCTGCCGTTGGTTGGGGCATGTTCCTCATTATCGCCCTGTTCTCGATTGTGAACTGGAAGCTTGTTCAAGGCAAATCATCCTGATGTGATAAGGGGGAGCTCACATGGCGACCAAACACCTCAAATCGCTGGTGTTGTATACCGGTCTTATCGGGGGCATGCTCATATCCATGTTCCCGTTCTATTGGCTGATTGTAATGTCTACCCGGACAACGTCCGATATCTACAAGTTTCCACCCCAGCTCTGGTTCGGGGGCGAATTGTGGAATAATATTACGCGGGTGTTACAGCAGATTGACTTCTGGGGAGCTTTTCTGAATACGTTGTTTGTGTCGGGCCTCGTGACCATACTTGTACTGTTTTTTGACTCACTGGCGGGGTTTGCGTTTGCGAAGTTTGAATTTCCCGGCAAAAAGTGGCTCTTCATCTTGCTGCTCGCAACCATGATGGTACCTTCCCAGCTGTCGCTGGTGCCTTCCTTCGTACTGATGGCAACGTTCGGTTGGGTCGGTTCCTTCAAAGCCCTTATTATTCCGGGCATGGTGAACGCCTTCGGCATCTTCTGGATTCGCCAATATGCCACAGAGTCGATTCCGAACGATCTGCTGGATGCAGGCCGCATCGACGGCTGTAATTTCTTCCGACTCTATTGGAACGTGGCGCTGCCAATTCTGCGACCTGCCTTTGCTTTCCTCGGCGC
Proteins encoded in this region:
- a CDS encoding carbohydrate ABC transporter permease, with product MATKHLKSLVLYTGLIGGMLISMFPFYWLIVMSTRTTSDIYKFPPQLWFGGELWNNITRVLQQIDFWGAFLNTLFVSGLVTILVLFFDSLAGFAFAKFEFPGKKWLFILLLATMMVPSQLSLVPSFVLMATFGWVGSFKALIIPGMVNAFGIFWIRQYATESIPNDLLDAGRIDGCNFFRLYWNVALPILRPAFAFLGAFTFIGVWNDYLWPLIVLTDERKYTLQIALSQLNGLYNTDYAMVIAGTLLAVIPLIVMFLFISRQFISDIAAGAVKD